The following coding sequences lie in one Heteronotia binoei isolate CCM8104 ecotype False Entrance Well chromosome 6, APGP_CSIRO_Hbin_v1, whole genome shotgun sequence genomic window:
- the ANKUB1 gene encoding protein ANKUB1, whose translation MKIFVTFEGLYESFDISSEDTVKDVKLMIKDYFHVPVSEDKQGRRYLELIYAGAVLKDSWILADVGISVSSTIKCVIKEEEKPIFYVYNTVTHEKVPIMGKIYLLSAKVSQLKTLVTLKCGFPNSIYCLRTPEGKEMYDCNTLSDYQLDIGTLLQLDVWDGWKEFLTGCLLGNQHKVQRYLSMEKPVINYQKRVALYMAAFFGHLQLSAWLLKQGARPTDAVGVHPYRAWCQGNHYPDVAKCPVHAAAEAGQLVMLKAFVNYSILCLECQNSAGQTPLQLCIQYKHKDCVLYLVTKLWSVVSYPNFSLPAKIYIKLKLWLLKAQNNIRRIKRRNQTAVFRTRVGDIVLVDGFTKPKMTSKGFYQATVKDTGSKQLNLNNPFQCRQGACYLKASEGDQEGLRLKFPPLGDANKSTNRPQQKKRSRKKTVTPGNEENMDQNMCLARVPLPPISILKPPHYYSIPDAKFLLNPSLKSFSEHSGRTPRENAIYYLALASAFKEKPWLQQLSIARTLAKKSICKPVC comes from the exons GATTATTTTCATGTACCTGTCTCTGAAGATAAACAAGGCAGGAGATATTTGGAGCTTATATATGCAGGAGCAGTACTCAAGGACAGCTGGATTCTTGCTGATGTAGGAATATCAGTTTCTTCCACAATTAAATGTGTTATTAAG GAAGAAGAGAAGCCAATTTTCTATGTCTACAATACTGTCACCCATGAAAAAGTGCCCATTATGGGAAAGATTTATCTTCTTTCGGCAAAGGTTTCCCAGCTGAAAAccctggtgactctgaagtgtgGCTTCCCAAACAGTATTTATTGTCTCAGGACTCCAGAGGGCAAGGAGATGTATGACTGCAATACTTTGAGTGATTATCAGTTAGATATAG GTACTTTACTTCAACTGGATGTTTGGGATGGATGGAAAGAATTCCTCACTGGATGTCTCTTAGGAAACCAACACAAGGTCCAGCGTTATCTATCAATGGAAAAACCAGTAATCAA TTATCAAAAGAGGGTAGCCCTTTATATGGCAGCTTTTTTTGGACACCTTCAGCTTTCAGCCTGGCTCCTGAAACAGGGAGCCAGACCCACTGACGCAGTCGGTGTCCACCCCTACCGTGCGTGGTGTCAAGGCAACCACTATCCAGATGTAGCTAAGTGTCCAGTCCATGCGGCCGCCGAAGCTGGCCAACTCGTGATGCTGAAAGCCTTTGTTAATTATAGCATCCTCTGTCTTGAGTGCCAAAACTCTGCTGGGCAAACGCCACTGCAATTATGTATCCAATATAAACATAAGGATTGTGTATTGTACTTAGTCACCAAGCTGTGGTCAGTGGTTTCTTACCCCAATTTTTCCCTTCCCGCGAAAATCTACATTAAGTTAAAACTGTGGCTTCTGAAGGCTCAAAATAACATCCGTAGGATAAAGCGACGCAACCAGACTGCCGTCTTCAGGACACGAGTCGGAGACATTGTCCTTGTGGATGGTTTTACAAAGCCAAAGATGACCTCAAAAGGTTTTTATCAAGCCACAGTCAAGGATACTGGCAGCAAACAGCTAAATTTAAATAATCCCTTCCAATGCAGACAGGGGGCATGTTACTTGAAAGCTTCAGAGGGGGACCAAGAAGGGCTGCGTCTTAAATTTCCTCCATTGGGGGATGCAAACAAGAGCACAAACAGACCTCAGCAGAAAAAGAGAAGCAGAAAGAAGACTGTGACTCCTGGCAACGAAGAAAATATGGACCAAAATATGTGCTTAGCAAGAGTTCCCCTGCCCCCTATTTCGATCCTCAAGCCTCCTCACTATTATTCCATCCCTGATGCAAAGTTTCTGCTAAACCCTTCTTTGAAATCATTCTCAGAACACAGTGGAAGAACTCCCAGAGAGAATGCAATCTACTACTTAGCTCTTGCCAG TGCATTTAAAGAGAAACCTTGGCTTCAGCAATTAAGCATTGCAAGGACCCTAGCAAAGAAAAGTATCTGCAAACCTGTGTGCTGA